From Symphalangus syndactylus isolate Jambi chromosome 17, NHGRI_mSymSyn1-v2.1_pri, whole genome shotgun sequence, one genomic window encodes:
- the LOC134732965 gene encoding LOW QUALITY PROTEIN: bifunctional methylenetetrahydrofolate dehydrogenase/cyclohydrolase, mitochondrial-like (The sequence of the model RefSeq protein was modified relative to this genomic sequence to represent the inferred CDS: inserted 1 base in 1 codon), translating into MAATSRMSTLAARLLQPAHSCSLRPRPFHLAAVRDEAVVISGRKLAQQIKQEVQQEVEEWVASGDKRPHLSVILVGENSASHSYVLNKTRAAADVGINNETIVKPASISEEELLNLISKLNNDDNVDGLLVQLPLPEHIDERRICNAVSPDKDADGFHVINVGRMCLDQYSTLPATPWGVWEIIKRTDIPTLGKNVVVAGRSKNVEMPIAMLLHTDGAHERPGXDATVTISHLYTPKEQLKKHTILADIVISAAGIPNLITADMIKEEAAVIDVGINGVHDPVTAKPKLVGDMDFEGVRQKAGYITPVPGGVGPMTVAMLMKNTIMAGKMGLRLKEREVLESKELGVATNKLLCLLCHEQHSRPAQEAKQANRNAIFLIYSTEMV; encoded by the exons ATGGCTGCGACTTCCCGCATGTCCACGTTGGCTGCCCGGCTGCTGCAGCCCGCGCACAGCTGCTCCCTCCGCCCTCGCCCCTTCCACCTCGCGGCAGTTCGAGATGAAGCTGTTGTAATTTCTGGAAGGAAACTGGCCCAGCAGATCAAGCAGGAAGTACAGCAGGAGGTAGAAGAGTGGGTGGCCTCAGGCGACAAACGGCCACACCTGAGCGTGATCCTAGTTGGCGAGAATTCTGCAAGTCACTCCTACGTCCTCAACAAAACCAGGGCAGCTGCAGATGTGGGAATCAACAATGAGACAATTGTGAAACCAGCTTCAATTTCAGAGGAAGAATTGTTGAATTTAATCAGTAAACtgaataatgatgataatgtagATGGCCTCCTTGTTCAGCTGCCTCTTCCAGAGCATATTGATGAGAGAAGGATCTGCAATGCTGTTTCTCCAGACAAGGATGCTGATGGCTTTCATGTAATTAATGTAGGGCGAATGTGTTTGGACCAGTATTCCACCTTACCAGCTACCCCATGGGGTGTGTGGGAAATAATTAAGCGAACTGACATTCCAACCCTAGGGAAGAATGTGGTTGTGGCTGGAAGGTCAAAAAATGTTGAAATGCCCATTGCAATGTTACTGCACACAGATGGAGCGCATGAACGACCCG GTGATGCCACTGTTACAATATCTCATCTGTATACTCCCAAAGAGCAGTTGAAGAAACACACAATTCTTGCAGATATTGTAATATCTGCTGCAGGTATTCCAAATCTGATCACAGCAGATATGATCAAGGAAGAAGCAGCAGTCATTGATGTGGGAATAAATGGAGTTCATGATCCTGTAACTGCCAAACCCAAGTTGGTTGGAGATATGGATTTTGAAGGAGTCAGACAAAAAGCCGGTTATATCACTCCAGTTCCTGGAGGTGTTGGCCCCATGACGGTGGCAATGCTAATGAAGAATACcattatggccgg AAAAATGGGGCTGAGGCTTAAAGAGCGAGAAGTGCTGGAGTCTAAAGAGCTTGGGGTAGCCACTAATAAACTATTGTGTCTTCTATGTCATGAACAACACTCCAGGCCAGCTCAAGAAGCAAAGCAGGCCAATagaaatgcaatatttttaatttattctactGAAATGGTTTAA